Proteins co-encoded in one Spirosoma endbachense genomic window:
- a CDS encoding outer membrane beta-barrel protein, which produces MKKITTPYLTALLVGSLLTTASMGQSRFSIAPTLSPSYQHLNWVAQVEHTNASKGTQTSSGISVGLTTAYAFTPKWSLSAAILYNYSSAKLRYDNFTSIATQARRYENWQVPLLLNYTSSARRVSPYFSAGLLANHNYRITNTDTGISSYHKIDEGTTNAFTLYGMVGMGVHYRVMPNLALVVQPTAAYRINTPSGDYPIAYTSWNDYLLGLQTQLKISF; this is translated from the coding sequence ATGAAAAAGATAACTACTCCCTATCTGACCGCTCTGCTTGTCGGTTCGCTATTGACCACCGCATCAATGGGGCAAAGTCGATTTTCGATTGCACCCACGCTCTCTCCCTCTTATCAGCACCTTAATTGGGTAGCACAGGTTGAACATACAAATGCTTCTAAGGGTACACAAACCAGCTCAGGAATTTCAGTTGGCCTGACGACTGCCTATGCCTTTACCCCGAAATGGTCGCTCTCTGCCGCTATTTTATATAACTATTCTTCAGCTAAGTTGCGGTATGATAATTTTACGTCCATAGCGACTCAGGCAAGACGCTATGAGAATTGGCAAGTACCTCTTTTACTGAATTATACTTCATCCGCTCGTCGCGTATCACCATATTTTTCAGCGGGACTTTTAGCCAATCATAATTACCGTATTACCAATACAGATACCGGGATTAGTTCCTATCACAAAATTGACGAAGGCACCACCAATGCCTTTACGCTATATGGTATGGTTGGCATGGGTGTACATTATCGAGTAATGCCTAATTTGGCGTTGGTTGTCCAACCCACTGCGGCTTATCGTATAAATACCCCTTCAGGAGACTACCCAATCGCTTATACGTCCTGGAATGATTATTTATTGGGCCTACAAACCCAGCTAAAAATTAGCTTTTAA
- a CDS encoding DUF6624 domain-containing protein yields MTAFQIKADLTGALWRCHNRVDSLNLIRIEQIIKSCGYPGRSLVGKPTNEAAWYVLQHSPKFKVYFSLIQRAGPPFSLVAMMEDRLVTEQLKPQIYGTQITCYPLRANSAKQECFVWPILNPKQVNQRKYVIRNG; encoded by the coding sequence ATGACAGCCTTCCAGATCAAAGCCGACTTGACTGGAGCCTTATGGAGGTGTCATAACCGAGTAGACAGTCTAAATCTGATTCGGATAGAGCAGATCATCAAAAGCTGTGGATATCCCGGTCGCTCGCTGGTCGGTAAACCCACCAATGAGGCTGCCTGGTACGTGCTTCAACATTCCCCTAAGTTCAAGGTCTATTTCTCCCTCATTCAACGAGCTGGCCCACCTTTTTCATTAGTGGCCATGATGGAGGATCGGCTGGTGACCGAACAACTTAAACCTCAGATTTATGGAACACAGATTACCTGTTATCCACTGCGAGCCAATTCGGCCAAACAGGAATGCTTTGTTTGGCCTATTCTGAATCCTAAACAGGTCAATCAACGGAAGTACGTTATCCGTAATGGCTGA
- a CDS encoding AraC family transcriptional regulator, with the protein MQHITNINHFYPCHPLLRQYIEYYYFLRTDSPDFVSQYYVFPNTLQSLNIHKHAYCWIEETAISVSSNQQAPPLLIAQGRYERPLFVELRGISDKLTIVFKPLGLNHFITKPLIEITPNASQLFTDWDQYLNHQAFIHSFFSTSNLEQRIRLLETYLVAIYHPIPHENSLTYALDRLTDFGNEPTIRTIIDELSMNVRTFNRLFIKNIGLSPASYRRVARFRHSLRDQVLHEHFKNLTQTGYDSNFYDQAYFVKTYRQFTGHNPKKLLQTISRLASNQLLMKVIH; encoded by the coding sequence ATGCAACACATAACGAACATTAACCATTTCTATCCATGTCATCCATTACTCAGGCAATATATCGAGTATTACTACTTCCTGCGGACCGATTCTCCTGACTTTGTTAGTCAATATTATGTGTTTCCTAATACACTCCAATCCCTCAATATTCATAAGCACGCCTATTGCTGGATTGAGGAAACAGCCATTTCCGTCTCCAGTAATCAGCAGGCTCCTCCCTTATTAATTGCCCAAGGGCGCTATGAACGGCCTCTTTTTGTCGAATTAAGGGGCATTTCGGATAAGCTTACTATCGTCTTTAAACCGCTGGGGCTGAATCACTTTATCACGAAGCCCCTGATTGAGATTACGCCGAATGCCTCCCAGCTCTTTACCGACTGGGATCAGTATTTGAATCATCAAGCCTTCATTCATTCCTTTTTTAGTACCAGTAATCTTGAGCAGCGAATTCGGTTATTGGAAACCTATCTGGTAGCTATCTACCATCCCATACCCCATGAAAATAGTCTTACGTACGCCCTAGACAGATTGACTGATTTCGGCAATGAACCAACTATTCGGACCATCATTGACGAATTAAGCATGAATGTGAGAACGTTTAATCGATTGTTCATCAAAAATATTGGCTTATCACCGGCTAGTTATCGTAGAGTAGCCCGATTTCGCCATTCATTGCGAGACCAGGTCCTGCATGAGCACTTCAAAAACCTTACTCAGACTGGTTATGACAGTAACTTCTATGACCAGGCTTATTTCGTCAAAACATACCGGCAATTCACAGGGCATAATCCAAAGAAGCTCCTTCAAACGATCAGTAGGCTGGCTAGTAATCAATTACTCATGAAAGTAATCCATTAG
- a CDS encoding polysaccharide deacetylase family protein encodes MANPRLATRPSGLLTVVVTSLALVGFYLEINSRTFQLFGNLIYRVETDVKVVALTFDDGPTQYTGELVDLLQQQGVKATFFLIGSNLQKNPAYGSRLAEAGHEIGNHTFSHTRMILKTYATIEQEIEKTDSIIRAITGQREILFRPPYCKKFIGLPYYLREHNRKTITWDVEPESYADVRQSSKRIMQHVVDRTKPGSIILLHCMGTDDWKSRQSLRGLIVGLKKAGYQFVTVSELLRYRK; translated from the coding sequence ATGGCTAACCCTCGATTAGCAACCCGTCCGTCTGGTTTGCTCACGGTCGTGGTGACAAGCCTAGCTCTGGTAGGGTTTTATCTCGAAATCAACTCCCGGACTTTTCAGCTTTTCGGCAATCTGATCTATCGGGTAGAAACCGATGTTAAAGTGGTCGCTCTGACGTTTGACGACGGACCCACACAGTACACCGGCGAACTGGTCGACCTATTACAGCAGCAGGGTGTAAAGGCGACGTTTTTCCTGATTGGTAGTAACCTCCAAAAGAACCCCGCTTACGGAAGCCGGCTGGCAGAAGCGGGTCATGAGATCGGAAACCATACGTTTTCGCATACTAGAATGATTCTCAAGACCTACGCCACAATTGAACAGGAGATCGAGAAAACGGATAGCATCATTCGAGCAATTACCGGTCAGCGGGAGATCCTGTTTCGCCCTCCCTATTGCAAGAAGTTTATCGGGTTGCCTTACTACCTACGGGAGCATAACCGCAAAACGATTACTTGGGATGTTGAACCCGAATCGTACGCCGACGTACGCCAAAGTAGCAAACGCATCATGCAACACGTTGTCGACCGCACTAAACCGGGCTCCATTATTTTACTACATTGTATGGGGACTGACGACTGGAAGTCTAGGCAGTCGCTACGGGGGTTGATTGTTGGCCTGAAAAAAGCGGGCTATCAATTTGTCACCGTTTCCGAATTACTGAGATATAGGAAGTGA
- a CDS encoding serine hydrolase domain-containing protein, whose amino-acid sequence MKRQLLALFLLSLSFSTYSQMKAIPNLPAISPEDAGFNKDSINALTDTLSKFKQRDFRGLIVIKDNKIVLEKYVNTFWRNHIHDIRSAGKSITALLLGVAIKDGLVQNLDQDVYSFFSKEKYPSMHEDYKKVKLIHLLNMVSGLDADSDNPKTPGSEGKWVAKDEWITYLLSIPLSSKPGEKWVYADINAVLIGAIIEEKSGMSLRDFARQKIFIPLDINEFYWYTNAANQTGAAGNLYISTLDFAKLGLLVANKGKWGTTQLADYTYMNRLLSEQSPAIGAYNPLADGYGMLWYRSKRKFGTREIDYLWASGNGGNHLVVVPKEKMVIAMTSGAYGNWYPHARAYFILSKLLQGLEKNH is encoded by the coding sequence ATGAAGCGACAACTTCTTGCCCTCTTTCTTTTGTCCTTATCGTTCTCCACCTATTCACAAATGAAAGCTATCCCGAATCTTCCGGCTATTAGCCCGGAGGATGCTGGTTTCAACAAAGATTCCATTAATGCACTTACTGATACGCTTTCCAAATTCAAGCAAAGAGATTTCCGGGGATTGATTGTTATTAAAGACAATAAAATTGTACTGGAGAAGTACGTCAATACATTTTGGCGGAATCATATCCATGATATCCGGTCGGCGGGCAAGAGCATTACTGCTTTGCTCCTGGGCGTTGCGATCAAAGACGGATTAGTACAAAATTTAGATCAGGATGTTTACTCTTTTTTTTCTAAAGAGAAGTACCCTTCCATGCACGAAGATTATAAAAAGGTTAAGCTGATTCATTTGCTAAATATGGTTTCAGGTTTAGATGCCGATTCCGATAACCCTAAAACGCCAGGTAGCGAAGGGAAATGGGTAGCAAAGGACGAATGGATAACCTATTTGTTAAGCATTCCATTATCAAGCAAGCCTGGTGAAAAATGGGTCTATGCAGATATAAATGCTGTTTTGATTGGGGCGATCATTGAAGAAAAATCGGGTATGAGTCTAAGGGATTTTGCCAGGCAAAAAATTTTTATCCCTTTGGACATTAACGAGTTTTACTGGTACACGAATGCAGCAAATCAGACGGGTGCTGCCGGCAATCTTTACATTTCCACACTGGACTTTGCAAAGTTGGGGTTATTGGTTGCGAATAAAGGGAAATGGGGCACTACGCAATTAGCCGATTATACTTATATGAATCGTTTATTGAGCGAACAATCTCCTGCCATCGGGGCCTATAATCCGTTGGCCGACGGATATGGGATGCTTTGGTATCGATCTAAACGAAAGTTTGGCACAAGAGAAATAGACTATCTCTGGGCATCCGGCAATGGCGGAAATCATTTGGTGGTTGTTCCGAAAGAAAAAATGGTCATTGCCATGACCTCCGGCGCATACGGCAACTGGTACCCCCATGCAAGGGCCTATTTTATACTTAGTAAGCTATTGCAAGGATTAGAAAAAAATCACTAG
- a CDS encoding AraC family transcriptional regulator has translation MTTPFAYREYYTTPPLSQFIRKIWVLDNTTNPHPISDKNVLPNSCFNLAFVHGNGLTIHNQRGHLDMPQDRYFCGQARYRVEVIIKPFTHVTMVQLHPWTPSSWTADSLAHTVDNIVPLRNILPLVDNLFSGYDPVSIQAAYSETSLIAFTQAHFAQLPNLANSTFPLRQACLRLQQTNGCLRIADLADELQCSTRQLEKQFKRYLGLTPKELTRILRIRGVIDTLQTQKSAHSLAQVATEFGFYDQAHFIRVFRNMIRHAPGEFRAVDYLLPLSGTGY, from the coding sequence ATGACCACACCGTTCGCCTATCGAGAATATTATACCACCCCTCCCTTGAGTCAGTTTATCCGTAAGATTTGGGTACTGGATAATACGACCAATCCCCACCCGATTTCAGACAAGAATGTATTGCCCAATAGCTGTTTTAATTTGGCCTTCGTTCATGGAAACGGCTTAACGATCCATAACCAAAGGGGCCATTTAGACATGCCCCAAGACCGCTACTTCTGCGGACAAGCACGCTACCGGGTAGAGGTCATCATTAAGCCTTTTACCCATGTGACTATGGTACAACTTCACCCTTGGACTCCTTCTAGCTGGACAGCCGATTCGTTAGCCCACACGGTGGATAATATAGTACCCCTGAGAAACATTTTACCTTTGGTGGACAACCTGTTTAGCGGTTACGATCCAGTGTCGATCCAAGCGGCTTATTCTGAAACCTCACTAATTGCGTTTACCCAAGCGCACTTTGCCCAGCTGCCCAACTTAGCCAACTCAACTTTTCCTTTACGGCAGGCTTGTCTACGTCTACAGCAAACGAATGGGTGTTTACGCATCGCTGATCTGGCGGATGAACTACAGTGCTCAACGCGCCAGTTGGAAAAGCAGTTTAAACGTTATTTGGGGTTGACGCCAAAAGAATTGACTCGTATCCTGCGGATACGGGGCGTAATTGATACGCTCCAAACTCAGAAGTCCGCTCATTCGCTGGCCCAAGTAGCGACTGAGTTTGGCTTTTACGACCAAGCCCATTTTATCCGAGTGTTCAGGAACATGATTCGACATGCACCTGGTGAATTTAGGGCGGTTGACTACTTATTACCCCTAAGCGGAACCGGCTATTGA
- a CDS encoding thiamine pyrophosphate-dependent enzyme, with amino-acid sequence MGEVIRVLSELTGGEAVIVSDVGQNQMVTGRYTNFTHTRSNITGGNRCEVWRS; translated from the coding sequence ATGGGTGAAGTCATTCGTGTGTTAAGTGAACTGACAGGCGGTGAAGCGGTTATCGTGTCCGACGTGGGGCAAAACCAGATGGTTACAGGTCGATACACCAACTTTACCCATACCCGCAGCAACATAACCGGAGGCAATCGGTGCGAAGTCTGGCGCTCCTGA
- the mug gene encoding G/U mismatch-specific DNA glycosylase, whose protein sequence is MVNSLKDILDANLRIVFCGINPGLKSALDGHHFSGRSNRFWRVLYLAGFTPHEINAREDRKILDYGYGLTTAVARPTSRADELAKEEFDAAIGEFRQKMKTYKPRQIAFLGKPAYQAFSGKKKLTWGHQDEDFEGAVVWVLPNPSGLNRGFSLEALVASYKELRLASS, encoded by the coding sequence ATGGTTAATTCATTAAAAGATATTCTCGACGCAAATTTGCGTATAGTTTTTTGTGGGATTAATCCCGGGCTTAAGTCAGCCCTTGACGGACATCATTTTTCCGGCCGGAGTAATCGGTTTTGGCGGGTACTCTATCTCGCTGGGTTTACTCCCCATGAAATTAACGCCCGGGAAGACCGGAAAATTCTTGACTATGGATATGGGTTGACTACCGCAGTGGCGAGACCGACGTCTCGTGCCGATGAATTAGCTAAAGAGGAATTTGACGCGGCAATTGGTGAGTTCAGGCAGAAAATGAAAACCTATAAGCCGCGGCAAATAGCCTTCTTGGGTAAACCTGCCTATCAAGCCTTTTCAGGGAAAAAGAAGTTAACGTGGGGACATCAGGACGAGGATTTTGAAGGAGCGGTGGTCTGGGTATTACCTAACCCAAGCGGTCTTAACAGGGGATTTAGCTTGGAGGCATTAGTCGCGTCGTATAAGGAGCTGCGATTGGCATCCAGTTAA
- a CDS encoding DUF1348 family protein has protein sequence MAEDAWNTRDPERVCLPYTIDTECRNRTEFFTGREEVKAFLTRKWEKELDYKLKKELLGFKDNRMAVRFEYDRVAGAMA, from the coding sequence CTGGCAGAAGATGCGTGGAATACACGTGATCCTGAAAGAGTATGCCTTCCGTATACAATAGACACGGAATGCCGAAACCGTACAGAGTTTTTTACTGGCCGTGAAGAAGTAAAGGCATTTTTGACGCGGAAATGGGAGAAAGAACTGGATTATAAGTTGAAAAAGGAGCTTTTGGGGTTTAAAGATAACAGGATGGCTGTTCGCTTTGAGTATGACCGGGTCGCCGGTGCGATGGCATGA
- a CDS encoding DUF1348 family protein, whose product MTGSPVRWHDAAGQWYRSYGNELWEFDENGLMQKRFASINDLAIDENDRKL is encoded by the coding sequence ATGACCGGGTCGCCGGTGCGATGGCATGATGCGGCTGGCCAATGGTATCGCAGCTACGGTAATGAACTTTGGGAATTCGACGAAAACGGGCTGATGCAAAAACGCTTTGCCAGTATTAACGATCTAGCCATAGATGAAAACGATAGAAAATTGTAA
- a CDS encoding ABC transporter permease, whose product MFLNYIKIAWRNLIRNKTYSLLTLLGLASGMTCAMLLGLYVYDELTFDRYHTNAANIYRLNVHVKWGDNELNMGVGSAPMGPTLRQEFPEIRNVVRIIPSHDMLFRVGQKALYAKDFIYADSTLFSFFDYSFIDGIPRTALLQPNTIILTQKMALALFGRTNGLLSKVIEVKNEHPLTVSGIIQDPPANHHLSFEAVLPYVNRQLNEVNLDKWDNFGTSTYVLLQSNSDVRRLDHKMPAFYKKYIAQAIGDATGKGVTFDIRFQPLTDMHLHSSHLLGEEKGSNIAYVYTFSAIGLFILLIAIVNYVNLATARSTGRAREIGVRKAIGSLRTQLIGQFLTESTLLSLLALLTSLILVQVLLPLFNYIAAKSLLMDLWNSQIMGVLVGFSLLIGLVSGLYPAFLLSRFKPVAVLKGTFTASSSGILLRQSLVVFQFTVSSVMIVGTFVVYQQLQYMRHTQLGFNQEQVLVLPLKAPAIQRTATVLKDRFLRNPVIKGVSLTNGSVGGDMNDKSTFSFYAGGKEQSISTEYFSVDQDFVNVLQIGLKEGNNFSPELVNDSTDAVLVNEAMLKRLGWKNRKAGLVELDTKRIPIAGVIRDFHMRSLRNKIEPLVLVLNQDRGDKLLVRMAPQNVPGALAYIRSIYERVNPNQPFEYTFLDQTFAQQYRADERKGKLFLGFSGMAIFIACLGLFGLATFTAEQRRKEIGVRKVLGASVSSLVVLLSRDFLKLVFIALVLGTPLAYLAMKRWLADFAYRVELDWWMFALAGLLAVGIALFTISFQSIRAALVNPVKSLRSE is encoded by the coding sequence ATGTTCCTAAACTACATCAAAATTGCCTGGCGGAATCTAATCCGCAATAAGACCTATAGCCTACTCACGCTATTGGGGCTGGCCAGTGGCATGACCTGTGCCATGTTACTGGGGCTCTATGTCTATGATGAGCTGACATTTGATCGATACCACACCAACGCAGCTAATATTTACCGGTTGAATGTGCACGTCAAGTGGGGCGACAATGAGCTGAACATGGGCGTCGGGTCCGCCCCGATGGGCCCAACCCTCCGACAGGAGTTCCCCGAAATCAGGAATGTCGTACGGATCATACCCAGTCATGATATGTTGTTTCGGGTTGGCCAGAAAGCCCTGTATGCCAAGGATTTTATCTACGCCGATTCGACCCTGTTTTCATTTTTCGACTATTCATTTATCGACGGCATCCCGCGAACGGCTCTATTGCAACCCAACACCATCATCCTGACTCAGAAAATGGCTCTGGCCCTGTTTGGTCGGACCAATGGCCTGTTGAGTAAAGTGATTGAGGTTAAAAATGAACACCCCTTAACAGTGAGCGGTATTATCCAGGACCCGCCTGCCAACCACCATCTGAGCTTTGAGGCTGTTCTTCCCTACGTCAACCGGCAACTCAACGAGGTCAATCTAGACAAATGGGATAACTTCGGCACGTCTACCTACGTACTGCTTCAGTCCAACAGCGATGTACGCAGGCTGGACCATAAAATGCCCGCTTTCTACAAAAAGTACATTGCCCAGGCTATCGGTGATGCTACGGGCAAAGGCGTTACGTTCGACATTAGGTTCCAGCCCCTGACGGACATGCACCTGCATTCAAGCCATTTGCTGGGTGAGGAAAAAGGAAGCAACATCGCTTACGTCTACACCTTCTCGGCCATTGGCTTGTTTATATTATTGATTGCCATCGTTAATTACGTCAATCTGGCCACGGCCCGGTCAACAGGTCGCGCCCGGGAAATTGGGGTACGCAAAGCCATTGGATCATTACGTACACAGTTGATTGGGCAGTTTCTGACGGAGTCAACCCTGCTCTCATTACTGGCTCTGTTGACCAGTCTGATACTGGTGCAGGTTTTGCTCCCACTCTTTAACTACATAGCGGCCAAGAGTCTACTCATGGATCTGTGGAATAGCCAAATAATGGGTGTACTCGTCGGTTTCAGCCTGCTGATCGGTTTGGTGAGCGGCCTTTATCCCGCCTTCCTGCTATCCCGCTTTAAGCCAGTAGCGGTTTTGAAAGGAACCTTCACCGCCAGCAGTAGCGGAATTCTGCTGCGCCAGTCGCTGGTGGTCTTCCAGTTTACGGTTTCCAGTGTGATGATCGTGGGGACCTTCGTTGTTTATCAGCAGTTGCAGTACATGCGGCACACCCAGTTAGGCTTCAATCAGGAACAGGTTCTGGTTCTGCCACTGAAAGCACCAGCGATTCAACGGACGGCTACTGTACTGAAAGATAGATTCCTGCGAAATCCTGTTATTAAAGGCGTAAGCCTAACAAACGGGTCAGTCGGTGGTGATATGAATGATAAGTCCACGTTTAGTTTCTACGCGGGCGGCAAAGAACAGTCCATTAGCACCGAATACTTCTCCGTCGATCAGGATTTTGTTAACGTATTACAGATCGGCTTGAAAGAAGGGAATAATTTTTCGCCCGAATTGGTCAATGATTCGACCGATGCCGTGCTGGTCAATGAAGCGATGCTCAAACGGCTGGGCTGGAAAAACCGCAAGGCCGGTCTGGTGGAGCTCGACACGAAGCGCATCCCCATTGCGGGAGTTATCCGTGATTTCCACATGCGTTCCCTTCGGAACAAAATTGAACCGCTCGTTTTGGTCCTGAATCAGGACAGGGGTGATAAACTGCTGGTCCGGATGGCCCCCCAGAACGTACCGGGTGCGTTGGCCTACATCCGGAGCATTTATGAGCGCGTGAATCCCAACCAACCGTTTGAGTACACGTTTCTGGACCAGACGTTTGCCCAACAGTATCGGGCTGATGAACGCAAAGGCAAGCTGTTTCTCGGCTTTTCAGGCATGGCTATCTTTATCGCCTGCCTGGGTTTATTTGGGTTGGCGACCTTCACCGCCGAGCAACGAAGGAAAGAAATCGGCGTGCGTAAAGTGCTGGGTGCCAGTGTAAGCAGTCTTGTTGTACTCTTGTCCAGGGACTTTTTAAAATTGGTTTTTATCGCCCTGGTGCTTGGGACACCCCTGGCTTATCTTGCCATGAAGCGCTGGTTAGCCGACTTCGCTTACCGGGTGGAGCTTGATTGGTGGATGTTTGCCTTGGCAGGGCTACTAGCAGTGGGCATTGCCTTATTCACGATAAGCTTTCAGAGTATCCGAGCGGCCTTAGTCAATCCGGTCAAGTCGTTACGCTCAGAGTGA